One part of the Candidatus Eisenbacteria bacterium genome encodes these proteins:
- the uvrB gene encoding excinuclease ABC subunit UvrB — protein MSFELHAPYEPRGDQPEAIAALTDGLKRGAPHQTLLGVTGSGKTFTIANVIAQVDRPTLVISPNKTLAAQLYGELKQFFPGNGVGFFISYYDYYQPEAFVPASNTYIEKDASINEDIDRLRLAATGMLLERRDVVIVASVSCIYGIGAPEDFRELVLALKPGQHMPRGEILRRLVELQYGRSDMDFRRGTFRVRGDVIEIRPSYDEDGLRIELAGNEVERLGVIDPLTGKTRRRLDRMQVWPAKQFVTAAPRLVSALDRIRAEMEERVAWFESQARPLEAQRLRMRTEYDLEMLQELGYCPGIENYSRHLSARQPGERPACLIDYFPKDFLCVLDESHVTVPQIGGMYEGDRSRKQTLVDFGFRLPSALDNRPLRFDEFETLVPQTIYVSATPSNFELDRCGGVVVEQVIRPTGLVDPPLVVRPVAGQIDDLLSEVRLRVERHERVLVTTLTKRMAEDLSDYLAQAGVRVRYLHSDIDALERVDILRGLRLAEFDVLVGINLLREGLDLPEVSLVAILDADKEGFLRSERSLIQTAGRAARNVGGTVLLYADTVTGSMRRAMAETDRRRVKQLAYNAEHGIVPRTIVKSIEDVMRSTEVADAAAHGSAGPGEELEAIGDPIRMRELLEREMLAAARGLEFEKAASLRDRLEELETTLAAEGAPRGYAAVRRGGNGAEGDDGVPRSRAASRQPVAKKKRPRGQVSPGVRKRIEARVAARREKPKS, from the coding sequence ATGTCCTTCGAGTTGCACGCTCCCTACGAGCCGCGCGGCGACCAGCCCGAGGCCATCGCCGCGCTCACCGACGGCCTGAAGCGCGGCGCCCCGCACCAGACGCTCCTGGGGGTCACCGGCTCGGGCAAGACCTTCACCATCGCCAACGTGATCGCGCAGGTGGACCGGCCCACGCTGGTGATCTCACCCAACAAGACGCTCGCGGCGCAGCTCTACGGCGAGCTCAAGCAGTTCTTCCCCGGGAACGGCGTGGGCTTCTTCATCTCCTACTACGACTACTACCAGCCCGAGGCCTTCGTGCCGGCCTCCAACACCTACATCGAGAAGGACGCCTCCATCAACGAGGACATCGACCGGCTGCGGCTGGCCGCCACCGGGATGCTGCTGGAGCGGCGCGACGTGGTGATCGTGGCCAGCGTTTCCTGCATCTACGGCATCGGGGCGCCGGAGGATTTTCGCGAGCTGGTGCTGGCGCTCAAGCCCGGCCAGCACATGCCGCGCGGCGAGATTCTGCGCCGGCTGGTGGAGCTGCAGTACGGGCGGAGCGACATGGACTTCCGGCGCGGCACCTTCCGGGTGCGCGGGGACGTCATCGAGATCCGTCCGTCCTACGACGAGGACGGGCTGCGCATCGAGCTGGCCGGCAACGAGGTGGAGCGGCTGGGTGTCATCGACCCGCTCACCGGGAAGACCCGCAGGCGCCTCGACCGGATGCAGGTGTGGCCGGCGAAGCAGTTCGTCACCGCCGCGCCGCGACTGGTGTCCGCGCTGGACCGCATCCGCGCCGAGATGGAGGAGCGGGTGGCGTGGTTCGAGTCGCAGGCCCGGCCGCTGGAGGCCCAGCGCCTGCGGATGCGCACCGAGTATGATCTCGAGATGCTGCAGGAGCTGGGCTACTGCCCGGGCATCGAGAACTACTCGCGCCACCTCTCGGCCCGCCAGCCGGGGGAGCGGCCCGCGTGCCTGATCGACTACTTCCCGAAGGACTTCCTGTGCGTGCTGGACGAGTCCCACGTGACCGTGCCGCAGATCGGCGGCATGTACGAGGGCGACCGCTCGCGCAAGCAGACGCTGGTGGACTTCGGGTTCCGCCTGCCCTCCGCGCTCGACAACCGGCCGCTGCGCTTCGACGAGTTCGAGACGCTGGTGCCGCAGACCATCTACGTGTCGGCCACCCCCTCGAACTTCGAGCTGGACCGCTGCGGCGGCGTGGTGGTGGAACAGGTGATCCGGCCCACCGGGCTGGTGGACCCGCCGCTGGTGGTGCGCCCGGTGGCCGGGCAGATCGACGACCTGCTGTCGGAAGTGCGCCTGCGGGTGGAGCGCCACGAGCGGGTGCTGGTCACCACGCTGACCAAGCGCATGGCGGAGGACCTCTCCGACTACCTGGCCCAGGCGGGGGTGCGGGTGCGCTACCTGCACTCGGACATCGACGCGCTGGAGCGCGTGGACATCCTGCGCGGCCTGCGGCTGGCGGAGTTCGACGTGCTGGTGGGCATCAACCTGCTGCGCGAGGGGCTGGACCTGCCCGAGGTGTCGCTGGTGGCGATCCTGGACGCGGACAAGGAGGGCTTCCTGCGCTCCGAACGCTCGCTGATCCAGACCGCGGGGCGCGCCGCCCGCAACGTGGGGGGCACGGTGCTGCTGTATGCCGACACCGTGACCGGTTCCATGCGCCGCGCCATGGCCGAGACCGACCGCCGCCGCGTGAAGCAGCTGGCCTACAACGCGGAGCACGGCATCGTGCCCCGCACCATCGTGAAGAGCATCGAGGACGTGATGCGCTCCACCGAGGTGGCCGACGCGGCGGCGCACGGCTCCGCCGGCCCCGGCGAGGAGCTGGAGGCCATCGGGGATCCCATCCGGATGCGGGAGCTGCTGGAGCGCGAGATGCTGGCGGCCGCCAGGGGCCTGGAGTTCGAGAAGGCGGCGTCGCTGCGCGACCGGCTGGAGGAGCTGGAGACCACGCTGGCTGCCGAGGGCGCCCCGCGCGGATATGCGGCTGTGCGGCGGGGGGGGAACGGCGCCGAAGGCGACGATGGCGTTCCGCGCTCGCGCGCCGCGTCCCGGCAGCCGGTGGCGAAGAAGAAGCGCCCGCGGGGCCAGGTGAGCCCGGGAGTGCGGAAGAGGATCGAGGCGCGGGTGGCCGCGCGACGGGAGAAACCCAAGTCATGA